The Meiothermus ruber DSM 1279 genome includes the window CGAATTTCTGCAACGGTGTGTTCTTTAGTCACCGCTACCAGCCGGACACCTTTCGGGTCACGACCCACACGGCCACAGGCTTTTTCAATACGCTCCAAGACACCGGGAAGACTCATAGTGGCTACTTCATTAGAGATTGGCAGAGCCTTTGATGGCCCCAAAAGCCCAGTGGCAAACGGGCCGCCTCAGATGGCCGCCAGAATCCCCCGCACAAACCGGCGGAACAGCGCCCCGCTCCGGGCCGCGGTAGCCAGCACCTCCTGCTCGGTGGCGTGGTGGTCGCGCTCGGGCACGGCCATGTCGGTAATGGTGGAGAGGCCCAGCACCCGGGCCCCCAGGTGGCGCAAGGCAATCACCTCCGGCACGGTGGACATCCCGATGGCGTCGGCTCCCAGGGTGCGCAGCAGCTTGAGTTCGGCCCGGCTGGCAAACTGCGGCCCCGGCCACCAGACGTACACGCCCTCGCGCAGGTGGAAGTCCTGGGCTCGAGCCACCTTATGGGCCAGCGCCCGCAGCTCCGGGTCGTAGGCGTCGAAGGTCACCGGGAAGCGCGGCCCCAGGCGCTCGTCGTTGGGGCCGGTGAGGGGTGAGAGGGGCGCGTAGTTGATGTAGTCGTTGTGCAGCATCAGCTCCCCCGCGTGCCAGTTGGGGTTGAGCCCCCCGGCCGCCGAGGTGATGAAAAAGGTCTTTGCCCCCAAAAAGTAGCCCACCCGCACGGGAAACGCGACCTGCGCTGCGGTGTAGCCCTCGTAGCAGTGCACCCGGCCTTTGTAGGCCAGTACGTTTTTGCCCTCGAGCCGCCCCAGAATCAGCTTCCCCTCGTGCCCCGGCGCGGTGGACTGGGGAAAGTTGGGCAGCTCTGCATACGGAAAACTCGCCACCACCTCGATCTCGTCGCCCAGCGGCCCCAGCCCCGAACCCAGCACAATGCCCACCTCGGGCACGAAATCGGTCTGGGCGCGAATGTGATTGATGGTCTCTTGAATCTGGTCGTAGGTCGAACGCATACCCCCACAATCTACCGCAAACACCGCCCCGGGAGTAGAAGCGTTGCCCGTATAGACCACGGGCTGTAGACCTGTGGCCTACAGCCCGTGGATCCAACAACGGCTTCAGGCCTCGCGCACGGGTTGTTCCGGACGCACCCCCGGACGGCGCGGGGTCAGGGGCGCTTGCTCGGCCTCGCGGCGGGCCTCCTCGAGGCGCTTGAGGGTCTTCTGGTCGATAACCTGGGTGTCGCGCACAAAGTCGGAGCCGGTACCGGCGGGAATCAGCTTGCCCAGAATCACGTTTTCTTTCAGGCCGATGAGCTCGTCCAGCTTGCCGGCAATGGCGGCCTCGGTGAGCACGTGGGTGGTGTGCTGGAAGCTGGCTGCCGAAAGCCAGCTCTTGGTCGAGAGGGCGCTCTTGGTCACCCCCATCAGCATGGGCTTCCAACTGGCCGGGGTCTTGCCCTCGGCCATCAGGGCCTCGTTGGTCGTCTCCACATCCCACTTCTCGATGACCTGGCCCTCCAGGTAACGGCTATCGCCCGGGTCGGTAATTTCGACGTACTTGAGCATCTGCCGCACGATGACCTCGATGTGCTTGTCGTGCAGCTTCACGCCCTGGGCGCGGTAGACCCGCTGGATTTCGTCGGTCAGGTAACGCTCCACCGCCTCGGGGCCCTTGGCCTCCAGAAGCTGGTGGGGGTCAATGGCCCCGCGGGTCAGGGGCTGGCCGGCCTCCACCGTCTCGCCCTCCTTGACGGTAATACGGGCGTCCTTGGGCACCTTGTACTCCTTGGAGAAGCCCTCGCTCGAGACGTAGATGACCACCTTGTCCTCGAGCTCCTCGATGTGCACCGTTCCGTCAATTTCGGCAATTACCGCCTTCACCTTGGGGCGACGGGCCTCGAACAGCTCGATCACACGGGGCAGACCCTGGGTGATGTCGGTACCGGTGGCCACACCGCCGGTGTGGAAGGTACGCATGGTGAGCTGGGTGCCAGGCTCGCCGATGGACTCGGCGGCCACCACCCCCACGCTTTCGCCAATCGAGACCAGCTTGGCCGCCGACAAATCCCAGCCGTAGCACTGCTGGCAGACCCCGTAGCGGGTGCGGCAGGTCAGGGGCGAGCGCACCGGCACTTCCTCAATCAGGCGCTCTTCGGCGGCCTTGACGATGAAGTTGACGTCCTCGAGGCTTAGCTGGTGTCCTTCGGAGAAGACCCGGCCCTTGACCTCGATCTCGCGGCCCAGGGTGCGGCCATACAGCCCCGACTCGATGTCGCTCTTCTTGCGCAGGCGCTTGTTGCGGAAGGCCTCGTCGAACTGCAAGAGGGGCACCGAGATGTAGTCGGGCGTCCCGCAGTCGGCTTCCCGCACGATCACCTCGTGGGCCACGTCGTGCAGTTTGCGGGTCAGGTAGCCCGAGTCGGCGGTGCGCAGCGCGGTGTCGGCCCCACCCTTGCGGGCCCCGTGGGTGGAGATGAAGTACTCCAGCACCGTGAGCCCCTCGCGGAAGGAAGCCTTTACCGGCACGGGGTAGGTTTCACCCGAAGGCTTGGCCATCAGGCCGCGCATCCCGGAGATCTGGCGGATCTGCTGGGGGTTCCCACGGGCCCCCGACTGGCTCATCACGTAGAGCGGGTTGAAGGGATAGTTCTCCTCGAAGTTCTTGAACACCGCGCTGGTGACCTTCTCGGTGGTCTGGCTCCAGAGTTGCAGAATCTGCTGGAAGCGCTCCTCCTCGGTCATCATGCCCATCTCGAAAGCCTGCTCGATCTGGGCTAGCTTGGCGTCGGCCTCCTGCAGGTACTGCTTCTTCTCCGCCGGGATCACCGCGTCGTCAATGCCGATGGTAATGCCCGAGGTGGTGGAGAGCACGAAGCCGTAGTACTTGAGGGCGTCCAGGAGCTTGGCGGTTTTCTCGACCCCCAGCAGCAGGAAGCTCTTGTAGACCAGGTCTTTGAGCGAGTTCTTCTCCTGGGCCACCTCGAGGTTCACCAACTCCTGGGCCTTTTCGGGGTCTTCGATGGCCTCACTCACAATCCGCAGGAACAGCATCCGGCCCGGCGAGGTTTCCAGGAGCTTGTCGCCCAGGCGCACCGTGACCACGTCCTGGTGATCCACCACCCCGCTCTGCACGGCCAGCAGGGCCTCGTCCACGCTGCTGAAGACATACTTCAGGCAGCCCACGCTGGTCTCTTTGCCAGCCACCTTAATCCGGGCGTTGAGGGCCACCCGCCCCTGCTCGTAGGCTTGCAGGGCTTCTTCGACGCTGGCGAACTCCAGGCCCTGGCCCTTCTTCTCGCGGCGGAGCTGGGTGATGTAGTAAAGACCCAGGATGATATCACGGGCCGGCTTGGCCACCGGCTCCCCCGAGGCCGGCGAGAGGATGTTGTGCGAGGAGAGCATCTGGATGCGGGCCTCGGCCTGGGCGTAGCTGGATAGCGGCACGTGCACGGCCATCTGGTCGCCGTCGAAGTCGGCGTTGAAGGCCTCGCAGACCAGCGGGTGAAGCTGGATGCTCTGCCCCTCCACCAAGACCGGCTGGAAGGCCTGGATACCCAGGCGGTGCAGGGTGGGGGCGCGGTTCAGAAGCACCACCTTGCCGTGGATGACCTCCTCCAGGGCGTCCCAGACCTCGTCTTTGATGTCACGCGAACGCTCGAGCATCTTGCGGGCGCTCTTGACGTTGTTAGCGATGCCCTTCTCCTCCATTTTCTTGAGCAAAAAGGGCTTGAAGAGTTCCAGGGCCATGCGCTTGGGCAGACCGCACTGGTGTAGTTTGAGCTGCGGCCCCACCACGATCACCGAGCGGCCCGAGTAGTCCACGCGCTTGCCCAGCAGGTTCTGGCGGAAGCGGCCCTGCTTGCCCGAGAGGATGTCGGTGAGGGAGCGCAGGGCCCGGTCGGAGCCGGGGTTGGTCACCGGGGTGCCCCGGCGGCCGTTGTCCAGCAGGGCGTCCACGGCTTCCTGCAGCATGCGCTTCTCGTTGCGGATGATCATCTCGGGTGCCCCCTGCGACAGGAGCTTGCGCAGGCGGTTGTTGCGGTTGATCAGGCGGCGGTAGAGATCGTTGAGGTCGGAGGTGGCAAAACGCCCGCCGTCTACCTGCACCATCGGGCGCAGGTCGGGGGGCAGCACCGGCACGGCCTCGAGGATCATCCACTCGGGGCGGTTGCCCGAGTCGCGGAAGGCCCGCACCACTTCCAGGCGCTTGCGGGCCTTGGCCCGCCGGGCCCGGCTGGGGTGTTTCATCTCCTCGACCAGTTCGGCCTCGAGCACGCCCAGGTCAATCTCCTTGAGCAGCTCCTGGATGGCCTGGGCCCCCATCTTGGCGTCAATGTCGTAGGACTCGATCACCCGCACCGCCATGCGGATGAAGTCCACCTCCACCCGGCCGTAGATCTCCGAGGTTACCTTGCCGCCGTCGGCCAGGGCGTCGCCGGGCGAGACCCGGTCGCCGTTGGTTACCTCCACATCGTCTTCGAAGGGGTAGAGCTTGGCCTTCATTACCACAATGGAGGCCGGCTCGTGCAGGTGCACCACCCCGTCGGACTCGGCGTAGACCTCTTCCTCCGGATCGATGGCCCCCACCAGCTTATCGCCCTTGCGCACGCTCGTGCCCTCACCAACCAGCACGTGCATATGGGGCTGGAGGGGGTAGTCCACCACCCGGGTGCGCTCGAGGGTAAGGCTAAGGTGCACCTCTTTTTTGGAGGTATCGGCCACCAGCTTTGCAACCCGGCGCCCCCG containing:
- a CDS encoding DNA-directed RNA polymerase subunit beta' codes for the protein MKREVRKVRIGLASPEKIRSWSYGEVEKPETINYRTLKPERDGLFDERIFGPQKDYECACGKYKRQRFEGKVCERCGVEVTKSIVRRYRMGHVELATPVAHIWYVKDVPSKIGTLLDLSAQELEQVLYFAKYITIDPKGAMLNGVPVQKRQLLTDDEYRELRFGRQETYTIPAGVETFVKDGDEVKKGQELAPGVVSKMDGLVLFRFPRRIRLEYIETERASLTLPKAAWIEQETYKPGEPLAELEDSYQIISEDAGVVDVEDIGDGALVKILDPDSGTPTATYLIPTGMHLKVGQGELVGNGDVLAQGKGQLRMPRGRRVAKLVADTSKKEVHLSLTLERTRVVDYPLQPHMHVLVGEGTSVRKGDKLVGAIDPEEEVYAESDGVVHLHEPASIVVMKAKLYPFEDDVEVTNGDRVSPGDALADGGKVTSEIYGRVEVDFIRMAVRVIESYDIDAKMGAQAIQELLKEIDLGVLEAELVEEMKHPSRARRAKARKRLEVVRAFRDSGNRPEWMILEAVPVLPPDLRPMVQVDGGRFATSDLNDLYRRLINRNNRLRKLLSQGAPEMIIRNEKRMLQEAVDALLDNGRRGTPVTNPGSDRALRSLTDILSGKQGRFRQNLLGKRVDYSGRSVIVVGPQLKLHQCGLPKRMALELFKPFLLKKMEEKGIANNVKSARKMLERSRDIKDEVWDALEEVIHGKVVLLNRAPTLHRLGIQAFQPVLVEGQSIQLHPLVCEAFNADFDGDQMAVHVPLSSYAQAEARIQMLSSHNILSPASGEPVAKPARDIILGLYYITQLRREKKGQGLEFASVEEALQAYEQGRVALNARIKVAGKETSVGCLKYVFSSVDEALLAVQSGVVDHQDVVTVRLGDKLLETSPGRMLFLRIVSEAIEDPEKAQELVNLEVAQEKNSLKDLVYKSFLLLGVEKTAKLLDALKYYGFVLSTTSGITIGIDDAVIPAEKKQYLQEADAKLAQIEQAFEMGMMTEEERFQQILQLWSQTTEKVTSAVFKNFEENYPFNPLYVMSQSGARGNPQQIRQISGMRGLMAKPSGETYPVPVKASFREGLTVLEYFISTHGARKGGADTALRTADSGYLTRKLHDVAHEVIVREADCGTPDYISVPLLQFDEAFRNKRLRKKSDIESGLYGRTLGREIEVKGRVFSEGHQLSLEDVNFIVKAAEERLIEEVPVRSPLTCRTRYGVCQQCYGWDLSAAKLVSIGESVGVVAAESIGEPGTQLTMRTFHTGGVATGTDITQGLPRVIELFEARRPKVKAVIAEIDGTVHIEELEDKVVIYVSSEGFSKEYKVPKDARITVKEGETVEAGQPLTRGAIDPHQLLEAKGPEAVERYLTDEIQRVYRAQGVKLHDKHIEVIVRQMLKYVEITDPGDSRYLEGQVIEKWDVETTNEALMAEGKTPASWKPMLMGVTKSALSTKSWLSAASFQHTTHVLTEAAIAGKLDELIGLKENVILGKLIPAGTGSDFVRDTQVIDQKTLKRLEEARREAEQAPLTPRRPGVRPEQPVREA
- a CDS encoding purine-nucleoside phosphorylase yields the protein MRSTYDQIQETINHIRAQTDFVPEVGIVLGSGLGPLGDEIEVVASFPYAELPNFPQSTAPGHEGKLILGRLEGKNVLAYKGRVHCYEGYTAAQVAFPVRVGYFLGAKTFFITSAAGGLNPNWHAGELMLHNDYINYAPLSPLTGPNDERLGPRFPVTFDAYDPELRALAHKVARAQDFHLREGVYVWWPGPQFASRAELKLLRTLGADAIGMSTVPEVIALRHLGARVLGLSTITDMAVPERDHHATEQEVLATAARSGALFRRFVRGILAAI